Genomic DNA from Halorussus rarus:
GCGACTCGTTCGTAACAGGCGTCAGTCACGAGGTCGTTGGGGTGAAACCAGAGGTGGAAAAGTTCGTTGTTCTCGGCCGCCGCGTCGACGCCGCGCTTTGCCCGCTGGACGACCGGACTCTCGTGGAACAGTTTGACGAACTGTCGTGGGAGTCCCTCGAAGGTGAAGCAGTAGACGGAGGAGGGGATGGCGACCAGTCCGTACTCGTCGACGAAGGGGGTTACCGTCGGCGGTTCGTTCCGGCCGACTGAGAAGGAGGCTAACTTTCCGAGCGCGGTGGGGACGAGGCTATCGTCGTACCAGTTAGGTTCAGGCGTCGCACGGTAGCAGTCAAAGCCGTGTTCGGCGAGGAGGTCGCGGTGGCCGATTCTGTTTCGCGGGAAGACAAACGAGGAAAGTGACAGGCCGCGAGCGCTCGCCGCTTCGACGCTCGCTGCGAGTTCCGCGTCGGCCATCTGTCGGGAGACAGCGGCGTTCCCGAATATCTGGTGGGAGAACGAGTGGCACGCGATTTCGTGGTCGACCGACGATTTGACGATAGCGGAGACCAGCCCGTCGTCGAACCAGTAGCGGCGGTCTGGAGAGTTTCCGCCGGGGTCGCTGGCGAACCAGTCGGGCGGGGACGGATGGTCGGCGTGTCGGCCGTCACAGTGGTCGAGGAACAGGTGGCCGACCACCGCCCACGTCGCCGGAAGTTCGAGCCTGTCGAGTAGCGATAGGGTGCGTTGCCACCCACGGCGGGCGCTCGTCACGTTCTTCCAGGGGAGCGATGGCAGATCGTGAAACCCCCATGCGAGCTCCGCGTCGAGTGAGACGACGACCGTTCCCATGTCTTCTGACCGTGAGTGAATTCAGTAGGCGTACTTCCGATAGACGTCACGCAACTGCTTGAATACCGGCCATCCCACCGACGAATACCCCTTTTGCCACATCAGCGACGGGACCGCCTTCGCACCGAACCGCGACTTGAATCGGAAGACGCCGTCCGTGAAGTCCGACCCCGACCCGCCGAAATCGTAGTAGTCGTAATTGCGGTCCTGCGCCCACTGGATAGCCGCGGCGTGGAGCGCCTCCGAAGGGTAGAACTTGAGCACATCCTCGGTCGGAATCCCAGCGAAGTAGTAGTGGACCGCCGACCGCTCGTCGTCTAGCAAACAGAGGTAGCGCCCGAGTTCCATCCCATCGCGCTCGGCGACGAAGACCGCGAGGCGGTTTGGCATTGACTCGTAGAGTCCGTCGAAGAACTCGTAGGGCAGTACCTCACCGTCGATGCGTTCCATGTTCGAGACGTAAGCCTTGTAGGTTTCGCGCACGACGCTCTGGTCGAGTTCCGGCGTCCGCACTTCCACGTCGGCGTCCTCGGCCCGGCGGAGTCCCTGTCGTCGGCTTTTGTGCATGTTCGCCTTGATTGTCTCCCAGTCGGGACGCAGGTCGAGGAGTAGTCGGCAGTTGACCAGATTCGACTCGTACCCCTCGCGCGCGAAGTGCTTGCCGTATCGGACGTAGCCTGGGTCGCTCGTGATGACGGAGTGATAGAGCACTGACGAGTCGGCGGCCGACGGGAGCGCCTCGAACATCCGCCGGAGCGACTCCTTTTCGTCGGTCATAGTGATAGGGCCACCGGTACCCGGTTCGGTCGAGACGAGGCGTCTGAACAGGACTCGGCCGGCCACGTCCGGCAGTCGCTCCGGGATGGCCGGCGGGTCAGTGAGAACTGGGGCCGTGACGTTCGGGAACACCGCAATCGGGTTTTGACCCTTCGAGACGACGACGTGGTTCGGAGAGACGTCGAGGGCCTCCTCGACGGTCTGAACCCACCCGTATCGGTGGAACAGGCAACCGAGGTCCGACTGCTCAACGACGTGGTTCCACTGGTTCTCGTTCATTTCCGTGACGGTGTCTATCAGTCGCGTCTCAAGCTCGCTCATGATGGGTATTCCGACGGCTCTCGTCGGTTCGTCTCTCCAACGAAGGGTCGGTGGTGTTTTTGTTATTTGCCACTGTCTACGGGCAACGCGACCCGGTTCTTTCAGAAATACAATCGTTAAGCCGTCCCTCACATGCTTCGACCCCGATTTTCGCTGGCGTTGTCGGTGGACGACCGACACGTCCTTAGCGGCTTCAGTCGGCGAACCTAGTTTCTGACGGCAGAGCCGATCGAAGCGTCGGATTTGTGTATATCCGGAACTGCATCGAGGGGGTGAGGTAATGATTCGTTGATAAAGTTAGGTTACCGTTTACGCGTTCCGATAGATATTTAAGATGTCTTCAGAGCATTGAAGATGCATGGCACGCAAAGACGAGAAGCATGGAGCCAGTGGCAACTGTGGCAGTGAGAGATCGACGTTCGACCGGCGGTCGTATTTGAAGATGGCAGGTGTTGCTGGCGCGGCGGCGATAACTGCGAACACTGCGCTCGGTGCGTCCGAGTCGAGCACTCCCAGTCCCACCTACGACCGAACCGTCAACGTCGTCGAGGACCTCGGTGTGGACTCGATGGGAAGCCAACCGGTCGAAGACGCTATCGCGGAGGCCGCCGAGCCGGGCACCAAGCTAGTGTTCCCCGACGGCGAGTACCTGTTCTCGATGAACAAGGCTATCGGCTCGTGGGACGACTACCAGAACGCCGCTGGCGGTCCAGTTGGCCTCGTCGGTCAGGGGGACGCGACGTTCACCGTCCCAGAGGGGTTCTGTGACTACTTCCTCCGCGTCTACGGGAACACCATCGAGTTCCGGGACATAGACGTGAACCTGGAGAAGCCCAACACCTCCGCTGGGTTCAAGGCCTACTCTGCCAATGGCGTGCGCATCGAGAACGTCACCTACCACGGACGGGGAGCCCACACCGACAGTCAGGTTCCCTTCGCCTGCATGCCGGTAGTCAGCAATTCGGACGCGACCGGTCTCGTTCGAAATCTGGTGGCCCACGAGGGGAGTCAGGGCGGAACGTACAAGAACGGGCAGGGACGCGGCGGTATCTGGGTCGGGTTCGAGACCCACGGGACCGTCCGCATCAAGGACGTGGATCTGCGGGAGTTCGGCAACAACGCCATCTACGCTAGTCGGACCCCCGGCGCTGTACAGGTCGAAGGCGGCTACTTCCTCAACAACAACGCGTCGAGCATCCGGATCAGCGGCGAGGGCAGTTACGTCGACGGCGCGACCATCGAGATCGACCCCGACAAGTACACCGGCCCGACCATCGCGTCGGACGACGAGTGGTACTACACGCCCATCCGAATCGAACAGGGCGAACTCGGCCCCGACTACAAGCCCGCTGGCGTCGAGATCCGGAACGTCGACATCGTGGCCCGGAGCGTCGGCACCACAGTCAAGCCGATAGCCATCTGGGAAACTGGCCGGACCGTCTCCATCCGGAACACCACTATCAAGATGGACGACGGGGGCTACGCCATCCACCGACGTCCGAAGCGCGCCCAGTCCGGCACCTACCAACCCCCGGACGGTCCCCGCTGGGTCCGCATGGACAACGTCACCATCGAGGGTGCCGCCTCAGGCGGAACCACAGTCCGGATTGAGGACGCGCCCGGCACGGAGATCACCGGATGTTGCATCTCGGGAACCGGACAGGACCGCGACGGCGTCCATCTCATCAACTCCGATTCGAGTGTCATCGCAGACACGACGGTGGACGTGACTGGACGGGCCGTCTCGCTGACGGACACGCAGGCCGAGACCACGAACGTCTCCAAAGACGGTGGCTGTTCGACCTCGGACAAGTCCACGACGACCGAGTCCACGACGACCGAACCGACGACCACCGAATCCACGACTACTGAGACGACGACCACTGAGACGACGACTACCGAACCCACGACGCGAACACTCGTCCTCGACGGGCAGGGGAACAGCCAGTTCAGTCGGTATGAGTTCTCGGTCACCGGGAGCGTCGGGAAGGCCTCGGACCTCGGTTCGGTCAACGACGCCGACGACATCTCCGGCAGTACGGTGAACGGGTTCGTGAAGGGCGGTCAGGACGGCTACCGCATCACCGGCGACGTCTCCGCCTTCGAGATGGTGGGCGACGCGACGGTGCTCATCGACGGCAAGGAGGTCGACCCGGCCTCGCTCGGGTCGTCGGACAGCGGGTCTTCGCTCCCCAACACGCTCGTCATCGACGGACAGACCGGGGACAGGACCGAGTACGAGTTCGACGTTGACGGTCAGGTCGAGAAGAGTTCGCTGTTCGGTTCGGTCAACGACGCCGACACCATCTCGAACGGCACGGTGAGCGGGTTCGTCGTGAACGGCGTGGACGGCTACCGGTTCTCGGGCGACGTCACCCGACTCGACGTGAACGGAACTGCCTCCGTCGAGTTCGAGGACAACGACGGCTAAAGTTCCGTGTCTCCGGCCCTCCGCCGTTCACCATATTTATATTCTCAGCCGACGTTTCAGATGTGACCGGGTGAGTTATCTATCACCAGGAACGTCTCATGTCTCCTCGTCGGTGACTTCTCGTCGAATCCGGAGAAGATCGTCCGACACGTCCATCCGCTGACCGAGGTGGCCGAAGTCACCATGGTGTGCATCGAGGCCGGCGAGAGCGCCGAGAACCTCGATTACCGGACGGTTCCCTCGTTCGGCGTCCGGCCAATCGGCCTCCTACTGATGTTTCTAGTCGGCCTCGTGGAGTGTCGCCGCGACCGATACGACGCCGTCGTCTCGTTCTCGCTAATCCCGCACGGGACGTTCGCGCTCGCTATCGGCAGGGCGTGGAACCTGCCGGTCCACCTCGGCGTCATCGGTCAGGACCTCGACGTTCACGCTCGCGCCAGTTACGGGCCGGTGATACAACTCCTCCTCAAGCGGTTCGATGCCGTCTCGGTCCCGGGGACGACCCACCGTCGTCAGCTTCTGAACCTCGGAGTGGCCGACGACCGGATAGCCATCCTCCGGAACCCCGTGGACGTGGACAGGTATCGGCCAGCGCCAGACCGGGACGAGGCGTTCGACTTCGTGTGGGTCGGCCGGTTCCAGACGGAGAAGCGACCCCGTCTGTTCCTGCAGGCGCTCGCCGAGTTGCACCGTCGGGGCGCGGAGTTCCGCGGGGTGATGATCGGCGACGGCCCGCTCCGGTCGGCGGTGACGGCCGAGCGCGCTCGACTCGGACTGGAAGACGCCGTCGAACTCACCGGATGGGTCGAGGACCCGCTCGACTACTACCACCGGTCTCGGATCTTCGTCCTCACCTCCAGCAGGGACGCGCTACCGCTGACGCTGGTCGAAGCGATGGCGACCGGCACGGCCTGCATCGTCCCCGACGTGGGTAACGTGACGGACGTGGCCGAGCACGGCCACAACGCGCTCGTCCTCGACCGGATGAGCCGGTCGTCGCTGGCCACTGCGCTCGAACGACTGCTCGGGGATGAGCGCCTCTGCAGTCGATTCGCGGCGAACGCGCCCGAGGTCCGCCGTCGGTACTCCTACGAGGCGGCGTCCGCAGACTGGGCCGAGATTCTCGGCGTCCTCCGCCCGACCGAGGACCACGAGAAACTGGCGGCAGAACCCGCCTCGACATCCCCGAGTGCGGACCGCAGTCGGCGGGGTGACGGGTAATGAGGGACTCGGCGTTCGACCGTCGGACCTGTCTGCGAGCGCTCGGAGCCGCGATGACCCCGCTCTCGGGTTGTCAGTCGTCGGGCGACGAGAACCAGATTCGTGAGTTCGAGTTCGGTCGGGTCATCGACGCCGTCGAAGACGCGGGTTGCGACCCCTCCGCCGACGACCCCTGCGGACAGCAGATACGTCAGGCAATCGAGGACGGAGTGCGAATCGACTTTCCACCGGGGACGTACCGCGTGACCGAACCAGTGGAAGTCACGGACGTGGACCGAATCGGGTTCTCGGGAACCGGCGAGGCGACGTTTCGACCGGACGAAAAGTACAACGACGTCGTCTTCAGGTTCGACGTGGGTGAACTGCTGTTCAAGAACTTCGATATCGACATCCGGGCACCGGAGACCACTACTGGCGTCGAGGTGTTCGCCAGTCGTCGGTTGCAGGTCGAGAACGTCCGGTACGTGGGCCGGGGCGCTCACCCCGACCCGAACGTCACTAACGCGCTGTCGGTAGCCTGCACCGCGCCCGACGCCACCGGCGTAGTCAAGAACGTCGTCGCCAAGAAGGGGAGCGTCTGGAGCACCTACAAGGACGGTGATGGCCGGGTCGGTATCTGGGTCGGATTCGAGAACGAGGGCCTGATCGACGTGGAGGGCGTGGACCTGCGAGAGTTCGGCAACAACGCCATCTACGCCAGTCGGACCCCCGGCGCGGTACAGGTCGAAGGCGGCTACTTCCTCAACAACAACGCGTCGAGCATCCGGATCAGCGGCGAGGGCAGTTACGTCGACGGCGCGACCATCGAGATCGACCCCGACAAGTACACCGGCCCGGAGGCCGACGCCTCGGAGAGCTACTTCAACGGCGTACGCATCGAACAAGGCGAACTGGGGCCGGACTACAAACCGCCGGGCGTCCGGATACTGAACTGCGACATCACGTTCCGGCGCGTCGGGACGGGCGCGGTCCCCATCGCCGTCTGGGAAACTGGCCGGACCGCCACCATCCGGAACACCACCATTGAGATGGACGACAGCAACCGCGCCGTCCACCGCCTCCCGAAGCGCGCTCAGTCGGGCATCTATCAGCCCCCGGACGGTCCCCGCTGGGTCCGCATGGACAACGTCACCGTCACGGGGACTGCGACCGAGTCGAGCGCGGTGACGCTGACGGACGCACCGAAGTCGGTCCTGCGGAACTGCGACGTCTCGCAGCGCGGGCAGAATCGCGACGGGGTGACGTTCGTCCGATCAGAACGGAGCGAGATCGCCGGGGGTTCCATCGCCGCGTCACGGTTCCCCGTCAGCGTCCGGTCGGCGGGAGGGCTATCGCCGTCGACCTGCCTGATTCGGTTCTCCGAAGCGCCCACGCTACGGGCGGTCGGCAGGCTACCGGCGGCCTACTCCGGTCAGTTGAACGCCGACCCGGTGAAGATACGGGAGGGCGACTCGCGGTGCATTACCGTCGAAAGCCTCCCGAAAACGGACGGCGACGCCCCGAAGTGGGTCACGTTCACGGAACTCGACGGCGCGATTGCTTCGGGGTACGTCCTCGAACAGTGAAACTATCTGCCAGCGTCGGCACTACCCGCGGCGAGGTACTTCGAGAGCGCGTAGCTCATCCACGCCTGTGACCAGCGGATGTACGGGGTCCTGTCGGTGAGCAGTCGGCCGACCCGCCGGTAGAAGTAGCCCGAGTCGTCGTAGAGATTGTCGTTCGTCCACTCGACCACGTCCGCCGCGAGGGCCATCGACTCCGGCGACCCATCCTCGACGAAGGTGACGACCGCCTGCGCTGCGGCGTGGACATCGCGGGGGTAGGGAGCGTCGTGTTCGAATCTGGGGGCGCCGTCCGGGTCGAACAGGTGGTTCCGGTAGAACCGGAGTCCCCGCTGGTACGTCGCGGTGACGCGTTCGCCGTCGATTCCGGCCCGCCGACACCGTTCGAGCGACTCCAGCACGAACCCCGTGTGGAAGTTGTCGTGCGAGAGATGCGAGTCGGTCGCCGGGACCGCGTAGTACCACGCGCCGTCGTCGGCCTGCATCGCGCAGACGAACTCGACTAGCTTCCGGGCCCGCTCGAACCAAGCTCGGTCGCCGGTACGGTCCGCGGTCTCGGCGAACAAGGCCGAGGCCAGCGCGTTGGCGTTGACGACGACGAA
This window encodes:
- a CDS encoding polysaccharide deacetylase family protein, translating into MGTVVVSLDAELAWGFHDLPSLPWKNVTSARRGWQRTLSLLDRLELPATWAVVGHLFLDHCDGRHADHPSPPDWFASDPGGNSPDRRYWFDDGLVSAIVKSSVDHEIACHSFSHQIFGNAAVSRQMADAELAASVEAASARGLSLSSFVFPRNRIGHRDLLAEHGFDCYRATPEPNWYDDSLVPTALGKLASFSVGRNEPPTVTPFVDEYGLVAIPSSVYCFTFEGLPRQFVKLFHESPVVQRAKRGVDAAAENNELFHLWFHPNDLVTDACYERVAEILEYVAERERDGQVVVKTMATVAEKWQAGRPSNEFH
- a CDS encoding lipid II:glycine glycyltransferase FemX, with the translated sequence MRDGLTIVFLKEPGRVARRQWQITKTPPTLRWRDEPTRAVGIPIMSELETRLIDTVTEMNENQWNHVVEQSDLGCLFHRYGWVQTVEEALDVSPNHVVVSKGQNPIAVFPNVTAPVLTDPPAIPERLPDVAGRVLFRRLVSTEPGTGGPITMTDEKESLRRMFEALPSAADSSVLYHSVITSDPGYVRYGKHFAREGYESNLVNCRLLLDLRPDWETIKANMHKSRRQGLRRAEDADVEVRTPELDQSVVRETYKAYVSNMERIDGEVLPYEFFDGLYESMPNRLAVFVAERDGMELGRYLCLLDDERSAVHYYFAGIPTEDVLKFYPSEALHAAAIQWAQDRNYDYYDFGGSGSDFTDGVFRFKSRFGAKAVPSLMWQKGYSSVGWPVFKQLRDVYRKYAY
- a CDS encoding glycosyltransferase, with the protein product MAEVTMVCIEAGESAENLDYRTVPSFGVRPIGLLLMFLVGLVECRRDRYDAVVSFSLIPHGTFALAIGRAWNLPVHLGVIGQDLDVHARASYGPVIQLLLKRFDAVSVPGTTHRRQLLNLGVADDRIAILRNPVDVDRYRPAPDRDEAFDFVWVGRFQTEKRPRLFLQALAELHRRGAEFRGVMIGDGPLRSAVTAERARLGLEDAVELTGWVEDPLDYYHRSRIFVLTSSRDALPLTLVEAMATGTACIVPDVGNVTDVAEHGHNALVLDRMSRSSLATALERLLGDERLCSRFAANAPEVRRRYSYEAASADWAEILGVLRPTEDHEKLAAEPASTSPSADRSRRGDG